The genomic region GATGTAGGACCCTGGGCTGCGCTTGCCGGCAGAGGTCAGCGAGTATTGTTACCAAGCGTCTTACACTGCCTTAAGCTGTTGAATCATCCGTAGCGTATTTCTCACCCCTTCTCCGCCATGACCACTACCTGGAAAGTAGACCCCGCGCACAGCGAAGTGCAATTCAAAGTGAAGCACCTGATTACTACTATTAGCCGCAAAGAATTCGGCCTCACTTGGGGGGGCGTGACCGAAGCCGGCGCAGTAGTGGTCAGCGACGAAATCAAATTGCAGGCGGAAATCCAGTTGGTGAAGCAGCCCTAAACCCCGACAGCGCCACCGCTTATCCCCAGCTCCCTTCGCGGGTGGGCCGGCGGCGCGGTGGGCTACCTATTGGCTGTTTTCGCTCCTGTTTTCGGTACCTTCCCCATGCCTACCCTCCTTGCCTTGCCGGATAATCGGCAATTTGAAACGCTACCCGGCGAAACGATACTGGCCGCAGACTTGCGTCAGGGCATTGCCCACGTGCACGCCTGTGGCGGCAACGCGCGCTGTTCGACCTGCCGGGTGGTGGTGTTGGCAGGGCTGGAGCACTTGGCCCCCCGCAACGAGCGAGAGCAGGTGCTGGCCGCGCACATTCACCTGCCCGATACGGTTCGCCTGGCTTGCCAGACGACCCTCACCGGGGGTAGCGTGGAGTTCCGCCGACCGGTGATTGACGAGCTGGACGTGCAGCTGACCCGGCAGGAATTCACCCGCGCCGACCAGCGGCTGGGCGAAGAAAAGCGCTTGGCCGTGCTCTTTTCCGACATCGAGGACTACACGGTGTTTGCCGAAGCACTGCCAGCCTACGACGTCGTCCACGTGCTCAACCGCTACTTCCAGCTCATGAGCGAGGTGGTCCGCGCCCACCGGGGCCGCATCATCGACTACATCGGCGACGGGTTGATGGTGGTCTTTGGGCTGGAAGACGAAGCCACCGCCGCCGCTGACGCGCTGGCCGCCGCCCGCGGCATGCTCCAGGCCGTAGAGCAACTCAACCCGTACCTGCGCAAAATGTATTGCCGCAGCTTCCGCGTCCGCATCGGCGTCCACTACGGCGAGGTAGTCGTGGGTGACCTGGGCGGAGCCGAACTGCGCAAGCTCGCCGTCATCGGCGACACCGTGAACGTGGCCGCCCGCATTGAGGCCGCAAACAAAGACTGCGGCACCGTTCTGCTGGTCTCACAAGCCGTCGTCGATGAACTGGGCGACGACTTGCGCGTGCGGCAGGCTTTTCTGACCCCCTTAAAAGGCAAGAAAGGAATGCACCACCTGTACGAGGTCGAGCTTTCTACCTAACAGCGGAAGCCTATTACTTCAGACCGGGATGTTTCGTGGGAAGTCGCCCGCGCGGGTCCGGTTGTTCAGTCCTGTCCGGGCTTCCGGGAGTGGCTCGGCGCGTGCGTGCCGGTGCTCTACTGCTCTTGTAGCGTCAGCCCTATTCCTTCGCTTGGTTATGCCTGTTGTTTTTTCTCCTGTTTCCCGTGCCGCTTTGGTTCGCCAGGTGCGCGCCCTCATTCACCGCCGCAAGGGTGTAGAACTGCGCCGCCTGCGGGTAAGCACCGACCTGAGTCACGAACTTGGCTTCGACCTCATTGACGTAGTCGACATCATCCTGGAAGTAGAACGCCGCTATGACCTGACCATTCCCGACGAGGTACCGCTCGATACGGTGGGCGACTTCGTGCGCTACATCGGTTGCCACCGGCAGCTTGCCGCAGCCTAATTTCGCTTATCGGTTACGAAAAGGAGCGTAATGCGGATGACTTGCCAGTAAAGTGCTCCGCCGCTTTCCGTGTTTGGCAGAGGGCTTTCTATGTGGGCAGTGGCATCGGGCGTGTCACAGCCGCCCCTTCCGGCCACATGGACCAACAACTAGTTTGGCGCGCCAAGAACGCCAAGTCCGCCAGTTGCTCCGCATCAACACGCGTACCGAAACGCGGCCTAAGCTGTTAAATCAACAGTGTATCACCTATCGAAACAGTGCCAGGATATAGTCCTGCTCTTGGCCCCTGGCAGGTAAGAGGGGAGGCCTTGTACCTTTGATTTTCGCAAGCCCCCGACCGATGACCTCTATTTCGCTCGACCAGTTTTACCAGCAGGTCACCACCGCCCTCGATACCGAGCTAAACACCCTGCTGCCGCCCGACATCCAGAAGGAAATCGGGCACTTCAACGTGTTTAGTATAGAGGAGCTCTACAACCGCTTTCGCGAGAAAGGCGTGATGCCCTACGACCGCCGAACGTACTACAAAATCAGCCTGATTAGCGGGCGCAACCGGGCCGAATACGCCGATAAAGTAATTGATATTGAGCAGAATGCCCTGCTTTTTGCTACGCCCAAAGTGCCCTACCACTGGGTGCCGCAGGACGTAGAGCAGGCGGGCCACTTCTGCATTTTCACGGAAGCCTTTCTGCTGCCGGCCAAAAGTGGGGTGGTGCTCGATGAACTGCCCCTATTCAAAGCCGGCGGCTATCCGGTGTTCCAGGTGAGCGACGAGCAAAGTGCAGAAATCGACGCCATCTTTCGAAAGATGCACCGCGAAATCGGCTCCAACTACGCCTATAAGTATGATTTGCTGCGCACGTACCTGCTCGAAATCATTCACCTGGGGCAGAAGCTGCAGCCGGTCACGGCGCTCTACCCGGCCCACAACGCCTCGGCGCGGGTATCGTCCCTGTTTATCGAACTGCTGGAGCGGCAGTTTCCCATCCAAACGCCCCAGCAGAAGCTCCAGCTGCGCACGGCCAAGGACTACGCCGACCGGTTGGCCGTGCACGTCAACCACCTCAACAAGGTGCTGAAAGAGAACACCGGCCGCACCACCACCGAAATCATCAGCAGCCGCGTGGTGCAGGAAGCCAAGTTGCTGCTCAAACAAACTAACTGGAACATCTCGGAAATCTCCGACAGCCTCGGCTTTGCGGAAGTAGCCCACTTCTCCAACTTTTTCAAGCGCCAGACAGCCTACTCGCCCGGCACTTTCCGAGCCTAAGGCCAGATGTGAATTTTGCAAATGATGGATTGCCCGGCGCAAACACCCCGCTGCTTCCCCGGCCGACCTTTGTGGGGTCATCATTTTTTCTAGCCATCATGGACTTACGCAACAGCACCATCCTCATTACCGGCGGCACCAGCGGCTTTGGCTTCGAATTCGCCACCCAGTTGCTGGCCCTGGGTAGTACAGTGCTCATTACAGGCCGCAATCAGGCGAAGCTCGACGACACGAAGCGCCGCCTACCGAGCGTGCACACCTTCCAGAGCGACGTGAGCGACCCGGCTGCCATCCGGCAGTTGTACCAGCAGGTGACAACGCAGTTTCCGGCCCTTAATATCCTCATTAACAACGCCGGCGAGATGCGCAAACTCGACCTGCAAGACCCCGCCCTGGACCTGCACGACATCACCCGGGAAGTGGAAATCAACCTGTCGGGTCCCATCCGCATGGTGCAGCAATTTCTGCCGCACCTCAGCACCAAGAAGACGGCCGCCATCCTCAACGTGACATCGGGTATCGCCCTGTCGCCGTTTCCGCTGGCCCCGGTATACGGGGGCACCAAGGCGGGCCTGCGCTCCTACACCCAAGCCCTGCGCGTGCAGCTTCAAAACACCCCGGTCAAGGTATTTGAGTTGGTAGCGCCCGCCGCCCGAACGCCCTTGGCCGACCCCTTTTCCGCCGCATTAGAAGACAACATGCTGATGGACCCCAGCAAGCTCATCGCGCATGCTATCAAAAGTTTGCAGCACGACAAGCTAGAGATTTACCCGGGCATGTCTCGGTTGATGCGCATCATGAGCCGGCTGGCGCCGGGCCTGCTGCTCAGCCAAATGAGCAAGGGCGTTACGGAGACCTTCACGCAAGCTCGGACGAAGGCCTAGGTACGGTCCGCTTCCTTCTTTTCGCGCATACGAATAACCCGGAATATCGTCAGCGGCTTGCTCCTGCTCGGGTCCGTCTACCCAAGCTTGCGGCACGGCTAGGGAACATCACGCAGCGCTTCAAGCCTGCGGAATCCCAAATGCTCAACGCTCTAGGTACCCGCAGCCCTTTGACTCGTCATTCTATGAACAGCGGTTGCTTCGACTATATGTGAAGGGCAATATGCCCGTCGAAGAAGTCCTCGTGCGCTTAGAGGCAGCGGCTTAGCTATTAGGAAAGAATCCCGGTCAGAGCTGACACTCCCTGGCTTCGTCAAATAACTAATGCATGTGACCGGCCGCGTTGGCCAAAGCGGCTAGTCCCATGACGCTCTACAAGGGGTTCTCGTTACAACGGGGCAAAAAATTACGCTAAGCCGTCGCAGCCGTCGGCGCAACCGTCTGTCCGGGTTGGCGCAAGGGCGTAGGCCGTTGCGCAGCAATGTTTCCTGCTCGGCAAAGGTGTATTTGCCCAGCCGGTTGATGTGCTCGAAGCGGGCTGGGGAGAGATGAGTCAGGTCCTCGTCCTGTACGGAGTAGCCTTCGGCCCGCAGATACGTAATGACCTCTTGCATGTAGACCGTATTCCAGACGACCATGGCGTTGGTGAGCAGGTTTAGGCAGCCCACGACCTCCTGCTGGGCCTCTTCCTGCTTACGGCGCAGCACCCCGTCGCCCCCGAACCAGAGCCAGCTGCGCAGCGCGTGCAGCTGCTCGCCTTTGAGCTAGGTGTTGATTTTGCGACGCAGGGGTTGGTGGAGCAGGTAGAATGGTTTTGACTAGCCGCCCGTATTCCTGCAAGCCGTAGGTGAGTTGGTGCTGCCGGGGGTAAGGCCTGGAGCTTGCGGATGAACAGCGAGGCCGTCACGTAGCCGAGCTTGAGCGAGCCTGCGACCCGCACCAGCTCTTCCCAGTGGCTGGCCAGGTACTCGGGGTTGACCTACCCGGTGAACTTGAGGGCCGGGTAGGCCATGTCTAGGCCCTTGACTTTGCTCAGCTTCTGGTCGCCGATGTCGCGCAGGTGGGGCGTGAATTCGAGGTCCAGTAAGTCAAAGAGGGCAAACACCAGGTCGGTGTAGCCAGCCGTGTCGGTGGTGTGCTCCAGGATTTCGAGCTTCGTTTCATTGCCCAGGATTTCGTCCAGCACGTAGGTCGCGTCGCGCTCAGTGGCGGCGATGACCCGGCTGCCATGCTGCGCGTACTGGTCGGCCGTGTGGTTGTAAGACGTGACGCCGCGGCCGTAGCCGAAGTACTTGGGCAGGGCCCGGGCGTTGCGCACGGCCCCGCTGACGGGGAAGCGCTGGCCGTCGGAGGAGGACAAGGTGCCATTGCCCCAGAAAGCGGCCAGCCACTGCCGGTGCTGGTAGTTGACCAGCTGGGTGAAATCGGACTATACGGACAGACGCTGTTTCTGTACCAGCTACCGTATCTGCTGCTGTGCGTGCTGACCATGGTCACGCAGGTAGTGGTCAACAACAAGTACTTGGGCTTTTTCGTGGTGATACTGTAGTACGTGGCCAACCTTTTTCGCTCCCAGGAGCTGACGGCTAACATGCGCGGCACGCTGCGTTTGTTTGACGGTTTTCGGCTGCGTGGGCAGTACGGGCTGGTGACGTACAGCTCCAAGCGCAATATTTTTTCCAAGACCATCAACTACTATAGCCCGCTTGATAACTCGCTGATTTATCAGACCAACGCCAAAAACACCATCAGCTCGGCCAACTACATGCGTACTTACCAGACCTTTATTGGAATGGCGGAGTACGAGAAGCGCTTTGCCGATCAGCACGACGTGAAGCTGCTGCTGGCCGCCTCCCAGGAATCGACGGTGGGGGAAGACCTGACGGCCAGCCGCCAGTCGCTGCCTACCCAAAGTGTGGGAGCCATCAACCTGGGCACCGAAAATCAACTGAATACTGGCCAGGCTTACCAAAACGCGTTGCGCTCGGTGTTTGGTCGGGCCAATTACATCTTCAAGGACCGCTACCTGCTGGAAGGCAATTTCCGCTACGACGGCTCCTCGCGCTTCTCGCCCGATGTGCGCTGGAACCTGTTTGGCTCGGGTTCGGTGG from Hymenobacter aerilatus harbors:
- a CDS encoding adenylate/guanylate cyclase domain-containing protein; amino-acid sequence: MPTLLALPDNRQFETLPGETILAADLRQGIAHVHACGGNARCSTCRVVVLAGLEHLAPRNEREQVLAAHIHLPDTVRLACQTTLTGGSVEFRRPVIDELDVQLTRQEFTRADQRLGEEKRLAVLFSDIEDYTVFAEALPAYDVVHVLNRYFQLMSEVVRAHRGRIIDYIGDGLMVVFGLEDEATAAADALAAARGMLQAVEQLNPYLRKMYCRSFRVRIGVHYGEVVVGDLGGAELRKLAVIGDTVNVAARIEAANKDCGTVLLVSQAVVDELGDDLRVRQAFLTPLKGKKGMHHLYEVELST
- a CDS encoding acyl carrier protein, with protein sequence MPVVFSPVSRAALVRQVRALIHRRKGVELRRLRVSTDLSHELGFDLIDVVDIILEVERRYDLTIPDEVPLDTVGDFVRYIGCHRQLAAA
- a CDS encoding helix-turn-helix domain-containing protein — encoded protein: MTSISLDQFYQQVTTALDTELNTLLPPDIQKEIGHFNVFSIEELYNRFREKGVMPYDRRTYYKISLISGRNRAEYADKVIDIEQNALLFATPKVPYHWVPQDVEQAGHFCIFTEAFLLPAKSGVVLDELPLFKAGGYPVFQVSDEQSAEIDAIFRKMHREIGSNYAYKYDLLRTYLLEIIHLGQKLQPVTALYPAHNASARVSSLFIELLERQFPIQTPQQKLQLRTAKDYADRLAVHVNHLNKVLKENTGRTTTEIISSRVVQEAKLLLKQTNWNISEISDSLGFAEVAHFSNFFKRQTAYSPGTFRA
- a CDS encoding SDR family oxidoreductase, translating into MDLRNSTILITGGTSGFGFEFATQLLALGSTVLITGRNQAKLDDTKRRLPSVHTFQSDVSDPAAIRQLYQQVTTQFPALNILINNAGEMRKLDLQDPALDLHDITREVEINLSGPIRMVQQFLPHLSTKKTAAILNVTSGIALSPFPLAPVYGGTKAGLRSYTQALRVQLQNTPVKVFELVAPAARTPLADPFSAALEDNMLMDPSKLIAHAIKSLQHDKLEIYPGMSRLMRIMSRLAPGLLLSQMSKGVTETFTQARTKA
- a CDS encoding transposase, which translates into the protein MLRRKQEEAQQEVVGCLNLLTNAMVVWNTVYMQEVITYLRAEGYSVQDEDLTHLSPARFEHINRLGKYTFAEQETLLRNGLRPCANPDRRLRRRLRRLSVIFCPVVTRTPCRASWD